CTGGCACCGACGAACAGCGCGGTCATCGTTCCCATGCCACTCCTGCGTCTCGGCATGATCCGATGTCGAACAGAACTTGCCACTACGTTCATGAGACCCATGGACAGCACCCCCTCGAGTTGTATTTTGTCCTGCTTCTTTGTTTGTATGTTGACGATATGTAGCATGGCACAGATGCCCATTTGACCGATGCCGGTACCAGATGGAGCATGTAGCATGTATGGAGGCTATTTATGAACTTACGCAAGACATCGGAAAGGCTCGCCGTTTTTGCACATAACCTAGAGGTGTGGTACGGGCAGAACAAGCGCGCACTACCCTGGCGGGAAACGACAGATCCGTACCGAATATTGGTGAGTGAGACGATGCTCCAACAAACGCGGGTGGAGACTGTCATTCCGTATTACCACCGATTTCTCGAGCGTTTTCCAGACGTCCAGAGCCTGGCGTCTGCCGCGGAGGAAGACGTGATGAAAATCTGGCAGGGCCTGGGGTACTACTCGCGCGCACGCAACTTGAAGCGCGCCGCAGCCGCAGTGCTTGCTGATTACCAAGGTGTGTTCCCGAATACCGTTGAGGATGTTCGGGCGCTCCCTGGTGTCGGTCCTTACACAACTGGTGCGGTGATGAGCATCGCCTTCAACCAGCCCGTTGCGGCGGTCGATGGCAACGTACTGCGCGTGGTGTCACGTTACCTTGGAATTGAAGACCCGATTGACGATCCAGCGGTGAAACGCGTCATTTCGGAACACACGCAACGCGCTGTCGAACAGAGTACACCGCGGCTTTTTACGCAGGCCTTGATGGAACTGGGCGCCATGGTGTGTACGCCGCGCAAACCACAATGTCTGACGTGCCCAATTCAAGACGATTGTACGGCGTTTCAGGAAGCGCGCGTCGCTCGTATTCCAGTCAAGCGACCAAAGCCACAGCGCAAGCGGTTGACCGTCGTGGCGTTGTGGATTGAGCAAGACGGGCAACTATTGGTGGAGCAGCGACAGGGTGAAGGCTTGTTGGCGAATATGTGGCAGTTGCCTTCTGTGGAACTCGAGGTCGACAACGCGCCGGAGTTATCCCTGCAATTGCTTGCCGAAACACGTTTGCAACACTTATTTCCAGGTTATACCGATGATGTGCCGACTGTTGTCCGAGAGGGGACGGTGCAGCCGCAGGCGTTTGCGGAGATTGCGACGGCAAAGCACGTCTTTACACATTTGGAGTGGATGGTCCGCGTTTTGCGGCCAATTGGGTTCCCGGTGAAGACGGAGACAATGGGTCGTACAGTGAACGCGAGATTTGTGCCGATTTCCGATTTGCCGCGATTGGTGTGGCCGAAAGTCTACGTGAAAATTTTGCACGATGTGTTGCGAATTGACGTCGCGAGCCCAACATAATTGCTGGCAGACCACTCGTGGAATTAGCAGGAAGGATGGATGTTCATGCAGACGTATAGCGTGTCAGAAAACCGCGTGCTGGGTCGGGTCTTTTTTGGCTTATTTGGTACGCTCCTGACTGCACTTGTGGGTGTGGTCGTCGGAACGCAGATTCCAATCGCATTGATTCCCATATTGAGTATTGTCGAACTGGTTCTCATTGTGGTCGCGATGTTTCGGCAACGCAAACGCGCGATTGGCTTTGGGTTTGTCTACTTGTTTACATTCATTTCAGGCATTACGTTGTGGCCCATCATTCACAGTCGTGCAGCCGAACTTGGCGCAGGGCTCGTCGTGGAAGCATTGGCTGTCTCCGCTGGCGCGTTTTTGATTGCCGCCATCGTCGCGTCGCGGACCTCCATGGATTTCTCCTTTTTGGGCGGGTTTTTGTTCATCGGCTTAATGGCGATCCTACTGATGGGGATTATTTCAATCTTTGTCGGCTTCTCGTCTGTGATGAGTCTCGTCTATTCTCTCATCGGCATCGCTGTGTTTGTCGGTTACGTACTGTTTGATGTCAATCGAATTGCGCGATATGGCATCTCGGAGCAGGCTGTGCCATGGGTGGTGCTGTCGTTATACCTCGACTTCGTCAATCTCTTCTTGTTTGTTTTGCGACTGATGGGAGTACTTAGCTCGTCGGATCGTAGGTGAAGTTGCAAAAAGATGTCGTGTGAGTATACTGATAATGGTCAGTAACGATTTAATTCAGTCACAATTCAATATGTAAGTCCTGCGATGCACAGCTTTTGTGGGAACCTACATTTAGCCGCTTTGCCGATAGCGCGAGCGGGCGACAGAGACCTGGTGGACGCTGCGAACCAGGAATGTACTCTCGCAACCTCAGTGCGAAGGATTTCACCTGAAGAGCCGATGTTTTTTGGCCTTGGCACATAGGGTGGGACGCGCGCCTGGCGTTATAGGTTGAGTGGAAGCGGCATGGGCCGATGAGCTGGAGTGTCGTCTTCAAGATAGGTGGTACCACGGGAATTCCCTCTCGTCCTATGCGGACGAGAGGTTTTTTGATTATCAGGAGGAACCGACAATATGGACTATCAGACACAGCAGATTGAAGCAAAATGGAAATCGCGTTGGCAAGAAACAGGAGCCCATCGCGCAAATAAGGACAGCGGTAAACCGAAGTATTATTGCCTCGACATGTTTCCGTATCCCTCCGGAAATGGATTGCACGTCGGGCATTGGCGCGGCTATACCATCTCCGATGTTTGGAGTCGCTATAAACGCATGCACGGGTTTGAAATCCTGCACCCGATGGGGTGGGACGCATTCGGGCTGCCGGCCGAGAATTACGCGATTCAACATGGCGTCCATCCGCGGATCAGCACGGCTGAAAACGTCGCCAACTTTAAACGCCAGTTGGAAGAAATCGGTGCGATGTACGATTGGGATCGGGAAATTAATACGACCGACCCGGAGTTTTACCGTTGGACGCAGTACTTCTTTGTGAAGATGTTCGAACGGGGTCTGGCTTACCGCAAAAAGATGCCCATTAATTGGTGCCCGAGCTGTAAGACTGGCTTGGCGAATGAAGAGGTCGTCGATGGCAAGTGTGACCGCTGTGGTTCCGACGTCACCAAAAAAGAGATGTATCAATGGATGTTGAAGATCACCGCGTACGCGGATAGACTGCTGGATGATCTCGACAAATTGGACTGGCCGGAGCATGTCAAACGCATGCAGCGCGCTTGGATTGGCCGCAGCGAAGGGGCGCACATTCGCTTTAAAGTGGCGGGGCGAGATGAGGAAATTGAGGTTTTTTCTACGCGTCCGGACACGATTTATGGCGCGACGTATATGGTGCTGGCGCCGGAACATCCGCTGGTTCAGGCTATTACCACGGATGCAGAGAGAGCGACTGTCGAGACATATGTCGAGGAAGCGCTGCGTAAATCAAACATTGAGCGGCAAGTTGTCGACAAGACGAAGACAGGCGTCTTTACGGGCGCGTATGTCGAGCATCCGCTGGTCAACCGCAAATTGCCAGTTTACGTCGCGGATTACGTCTTGATGGACTACGGGACAGGCGCGATTATGGCCGTTCCGGCGCATGATGAACGCGATTACGAGTTTGCGACGCAGTTTGGACTGGAGAT
Above is a genomic segment from Alicyclobacillus acidoterrestris containing:
- the mutY gene encoding A/G-specific adenine glycosylase; translation: MNLRKTSERLAVFAHNLEVWYGQNKRALPWRETTDPYRILVSETMLQQTRVETVIPYYHRFLERFPDVQSLASAAEEDVMKIWQGLGYYSRARNLKRAAAAVLADYQGVFPNTVEDVRALPGVGPYTTGAVMSIAFNQPVAAVDGNVLRVVSRYLGIEDPIDDPAVKRVISEHTQRAVEQSTPRLFTQALMELGAMVCTPRKPQCLTCPIQDDCTAFQEARVARIPVKRPKPQRKRLTVVALWIEQDGQLLVEQRQGEGLLANMWQLPSVELEVDNAPELSLQLLAETRLQHLFPGYTDDVPTVVREGTVQPQAFAEIATAKHVFTHLEWMVRVLRPIGFPVKTETMGRTVNARFVPISDLPRLVWPKVYVKILHDVLRIDVASPT
- a CDS encoding Bax inhibitor-1/YccA family protein — protein: MQTYSVSENRVLGRVFFGLFGTLLTALVGVVVGTQIPIALIPILSIVELVLIVVAMFRQRKRAIGFGFVYLFTFISGITLWPIIHSRAAELGAGLVVEALAVSAGAFLIAAIVASRTSMDFSFLGGFLFIGLMAILLMGIISIFVGFSSVMSLVYSLIGIAVFVGYVLFDVNRIARYGISEQAVPWVVLSLYLDFVNLFLFVLRLMGVLSSSDRR